Proteins encoded in a region of the Quercus lobata isolate SW786 chromosome 8, ValleyOak3.0 Primary Assembly, whole genome shotgun sequence genome:
- the LOC115957475 gene encoding calcium-binding protein KIC, whose amino-acid sequence MENNMKSEFEDLLPVMADKLDVEAFVGELCKGFKLLADPERGLITSESLRKNSALLGMEGMSKEDAEAMVREGDLDGDGVLNENEFCILMVRLSPEMMEDAEAWLEKALDPELKKSSA is encoded by the coding sequence ATGGAAAACAACATGAAAAGTGAATTTGAGGACTTGTTGCCAGTGATGGCTGACAAGCTTGATGTTGAGGCCTTTGTGGGTGAGTTATGTAAGGGGTTCAAGCTTTTGGCAGACCCAGAAAGGGGTTTGATAACATCCGAGAGTCTAAGGAAGAACTCAGCTCTCCTTGGCATGGAAGGGATGAGCAAAGAGGATGCAGAGGCAATGGTTAGAGAAGGTGATCTTGATGGTGATGGCGTGCTTAATGAGAATGAGTTTTGTATCCTGATGGTGAGGCTGAGCCCTGAGATGATGGAAGACGCTGAGGCATGGCTTGAGAAGGCGCTTGACCCAGAGCTAAAGAAGTCTTCAGCTTGA